GGACTCCAGGAAGGCACCAGTGGCTGCAGTCCTGGTATAACTCAGGCGATTTCCTCTCCTCCTCGGTCAACTTCTGCTTGCGATAGACTGAAGGGTGTGCCTCCTTTCTGTAGTCAGTCATCCTTGTTATGTTCAGGTACACAACTGGTGTTTTCATCCCATGGAGCACCTCCTCCAAAATTCTCATCTTTGTTGGGTATGGTGTGAGGTACTTCTTATTCGTTATTGGTTCAGTTTCCCTGTCACAACTGCCGCCTGAATTCCATTGACCCCCGCTGCGTAACAGAAATAGTTAGTAAACAACAGCTACTCATATAGCACATCATGCTGAAACTGCAAGGATTCAGAAATAGCACCGTGTACCTGAAATGGGATGCTGAGTAGCCTCTGAAAAACACAGTGGTTTTCTTGGGATTTACATTGGAATCAACCCACTTGGCCCAAGTGTTGAGAGCTCTTCGATAGGCATCATGGACATCCAGCTCACTATATACGCGGTTGCCCTCTTGATAGTAATCTTTTCTGTATCAGCACATTTTGACAATACTCAGAACAATAAACTGCAAATGAAATGCAGGATGTATGAACTGTAGATGTTCAGTGAATCAGGCAGTGCTTTGTTGTGCTCACCCTAGAGAAGTTTTGTCATGTGTCCACCAGTGACCAGTATTGAAGATAATGATATCTGCATTCTTGTACCTCGGAAACGCTCGATCAATTATGTCAAGCCTGAGAGTTTCCCTGGTACCCTTTCCATTTCTGATTGGCATCTCCCATTCCTGAACAAGGAAAGGGGAGCGGAAGAATTCCACGGTGCAATTGTAGTCCTACAAACAGCAAGACGTTTGCGCATAAGAATTTGTTCTAATTGCTGAAACTAGCAGAGGAGGTACAGATAACGAAAACTGTAATACGGTATATCTACCTGGAACAAGAACGAGTAAGAGCCCTCAGCCTTGAATTGGCTCCTGCCGGATACCTCAAAAACCTTGCTCTTGTCTTTGACAGAATTCGTCAGGATACAAATCAAGGATTCCCACATGTTCCTGTTAAGTGAGTCACCGACAAACACCAGTCTCTTTCCCCTCAGCCGCTCCAACATATCAGCTGGGTTCAATCTAACATAAGAAACAGGTAACCGTATTTGTCACTCGCCAAGTCGCCAATAACTAACTACTGAATTCACCAAAAACGTACAGTTGTTCAAGGAAACTTTTTCTCACCTTGGGATTCTGCATGCGCTGGGTTGCCACCGTAGCCTCTGGTAAGCTTTGTCAGGCCGGCCGTTGAGATGGCAGTTGAAGGATTCATCGATGTGAGGACATGATCCCGCAGGGTACAGAGGGTACGAGTCATCTCGGACCCAATTCCCGTAGAACATGTCGCAGCTGGCCATGTTCTCAATCCAGTCAACCTTCTTGCGTCGGCCGGCAGTAGCAGCCGCTTTCACCAGCACAGTACTGTTGTTATTGGCTATTGGGGTAATCACTTGTGCAGATTGATCCTTCGCTGGACTAGTACTTCCCTGAGGACGAGCAGTTGATTCAATCTGCTTATTCTCTGAACTGCTGCTCCCATCTGAAGCAGCTGAACCTCTAGCATGATTCTTGTTATTATCTGCAGGAGACTGAATCGGCAGAGTCTGGTTATTGTCTGCAGGAGATGCAGTTCCATTACCATCCTTGGCTGCTGCAATTGGACTTGTAGTCTGATTAATGAATGGAACAGCAGTACCATTGCCAAAAGCTGCAGTTCCGCTTCCTAACTGGTGCGTTGAGCCGGCGGCATTCCTTGCACTGGCTTTCATCCCGCTGCCATCTCCGGAATCCACGGAACTCGCGTTCGCGTCGGAGCCGTTGATCCGAACAGGCACGCCGCTCGGAAGTCCAGGTCCAGGCCCACTCTTCGCCTCGGCAACGCCTTGCACATGATcatcgggcggcgcggcgctcggcacCGCTGCAGCAGCATCGCCAGGCGCCGGCGCGTGATCAACGCTGGGAGCTCCGCTCACACTGCTGGACGgaactccgcctccgcctcccaacTGCTCGCCCAGCCGAGCCGCACTGGAGATACTGCCCCCCGCTTGCGGACCGCTCGCCGCGAACCCGCCACCGCTCGGCCCGCCACGCCTCGCTGCGACGCCACTGGGAGGCACCGAGGAGGACGAATTGGCGGGGAACAGGGAGGAGAGGAAGCCCGAGACCTGCGCGCGGTACGGCGACGCGGAGGCGATCAGGCCGTCGAACCACGCCGCGGCGGGCGACGAGGCCGGTGGCGCGGGGAGGGAGGGCGCGAAGGCGAGGAAGACCGCGAACCCGGCGAAGGTGAGCGCGAGGCCGTAGAGGCAGAGCctggccggccgcgcgcgcccgaCGAGCCCTGCTCCCCCGAGGTGGCCGAGGTGGTCGGCCacggccgccacgccgccgctctGCCTCCAGGCGCCCTTCATCCCTGGCGCCACGCGCTGGCAGGCGAGCGGGGTGCGGCGGGAGTTGGTTAGGGTTTAGAGGAGGCGAGGCGGCCGGGCGGAGGCCGAGCCGCGCAGGCGGTGCCGGCGTGGGAAGGAGGGAGCGCGCCGTGCGTGGCGATCGATCTGCTGCTTGCTACTGCCGTAATGGCTTTTGTAGGGAGGTGGCCGAGAGGCGGCGTGGTGCGGGATGGCAGCGAAACTAACTACCTGCGAGATCTTTGGGATTTTAAAACATCACGCGTTTGGTTCATGTTTTTTTTAGCATCTCAACtgttcatgttttttttttccatctcAAACTGCAGACGGGGCAGATGGTGGTTGTCCCTTTCCCACTAAGCTTGTGGCAAACTAATTAAACGGGTTTGATGCTGCCCACTAATGTATTTATTCTGCTCGCTTCGATGTGGTGGTATTAGGTCACTCTCAATGAGAGTTTTATGGAGAAttttatgacattaaatacCATCACTTTTACTGACATGGCAAGGAGAGATAAGACTAGAGTTttatgggatgtgaggagagtttcatcaccataaaactctcctggcacagttacctagttctcagtctaggTAACTGTGTCTATGAAACTCTCACTGAGACTGGTCTTATGCCAGTCTCAGTAAAGGTTtcatagataatttcatgacattaaatatcatcaattttactGACGTGGCAAGGAGAGGGAAGGACGAAGTTTCAGGGGATGTGAGGAGAATTTCATCATcatgaaactcatctgacacggttacctagggcctgtttgggacCGCTTATAATCGGATTCTCGACGGAGAGAAGCGAGCCGACGAAAAAATCCCGCCAAACGCCCGGCGTTTTTCTCGCTTCTGTCAAACGCAGCGGCAGCAAAACGCGAAATTTGTATTGCGGCCGGTGAAAAGCGGAAAGCGACTTCTGGCTCGCTTCTCCGTGCCGCGCGTCCCCAGCAAGCGCGTCTCCTGGAcgcggaaacaaacagggccctaGTTTCCAGTCTAGATATCTGTGtccatgaaactcccactgagactggccttagtaCCATATACATGGAGGCCACAAAACTTATATAGTTGTTGTATTATACTCGCTGCTACTGCCTACTGCTTGACTTGTGCGGCAATTCATTAATGTACTATGTATTGAACtactaaaaaataaataaagttcTAACAAAACATAATAGAATTCAAAACAACAATAACAAAAGAGTTATTCATTATACTGTTCATTAACCAAAATCCAGCATGCATTGCATCATCTGGGATGAACAAAGTGTGACATATAGCTATTTGATGCGGTCCACGCCACTTGATGCCCAAAGATCTCTTAAGTCATCTTTGCATACCCATTTGTTGCCATGTGTATTTATGTATTGACTAACCTACTCTCCTACCATCGCCTCAGAGATGGTATAGTTGGCATTTGACTCCCTGCACAACTGGAGATAGGCAACATGACATGGATACTTAATCAATATAATACTTAAGTAATGATCTTAATAAAAGTATAGAATCACAAATCTTTAACACACTTAGTAAAATTGAAACAATTATTAAGCTATAAAGTTAAGAGATAGTGAGAGACCGAACGCATTAAGCTCATAAACAAATGTGACAATAGCAATTAGCATATTACAGAATTGGCTAACATCTGGTCATAGTAATTTAGTGTTTAGAGCTTTGATTTTAGAACAATAATTGATGGAATGGACATGACAGACATTGTATGCAAGCTATGCACAAAATTAGTGACCACAAGCATTGTGTGCAAACTACaaattagagataaccaatATCTTCTTTCATTTCAAACCCCATGTGAGCTCTTAGATCCAAATTAAAGATATGTAAGCAATAAGCTAAGATAAACAACTATTAATAATTTTGAAGAGCAAATCAACATATTATATAGCATTGCCACGGTAGAAAATACACCTAGATATTTAATCAACCAAGAATGAAGGCAGGATTATTCTCAGAACCCGCCGGTAAAATTGTCATCCTAAACTAGCATCAAATATTCAGGAATTAGGACCCGCTGGTAAAATTGCCATCCTTGAACtgccttcaactacaaaacccgTAATGAGGGTCATCCAACTATCAAATCAGACAAATTTAACCTTTGGTGGTTTCAAagatgattttttattttataaaaataaaaaatcaatcttaaactaaaaaaatcaaaattaattcacttcaagtcaaaaaaaatatatgaaattgatgctaatatttttctaaaaatataacctatttATTGGCACTTTACTTATCAATTATTCGGatccaatttttttatatttgcaGTATTTATttactagtttcataattttctagTTTAAAATAAatgagttttgattttttttatatctAACTGGATTAACATCTTTGAAACCACTCAAATGACCAAATTTGTCCAGTTTTAACACTAAATGGCGAAATATGTTCGATTTTAACAATTGGATGGATCTTGTTATAAGTtttatagttgaaggttgaaaatatGACTTTTGTGATTGTCTGAGGATGTAATCGTTCGCATCCTCTGTTTTTTGTAAAGATTACGTAGGAACTACGAAGCGCCCAAATATATAAGGGATGCACAAACACCCACAGTTTGAGCTCATTTCTTTTAGCCAAACTACGCAAGCCTGCACCATTGACTTCCCCTCTCTAGGCTAGTGGCTGTGGGTGTTTGTGCACGTATGGGAAGTGCTCTTTTGACAGTTTGGCACTCGCCACACGCCTATCGTGTGCTTCTGCCCCGTACCAGTGCGACCCTGCCTTCCAAGTCCGTACAGCACACCTGGCCGTCTCGTCGTTGCGttctgtagcagcaccgtccaaattagaccggcttaaatgcactaaccatcatcttaatacttaatccagttactgtgcacttaaaacggtgtaacctgacaggctgtcgggtaaaatcccgattaaactactgtactccaggatcacaattgcacttagacccgtacgaagacgagcacaggtgttacccgcatacagaaatcttcaaattaatttacaacaccagttttacataaaagtcttaaatacaaacaacagagttcaaacgcacagcggaagtttaaaactgagttcgaaatacaatacgatagctacgacgacgataaaaggtgagctccacatcctgcccaccgatgtgacgccaacctgcccaatcttcacggggaagatggggcccactcgacggtccaacctggaggaagtggctgtccaatccaggacgcacagatctcctcgaagtccgccgggacacaacctgctcagaagggttacaacaacaaccctgagtatactaatactcagcaaggcttacccgactctgggtatacttagccaattacctagacatgcaaagctttttggctctggagttcttttgctgaaaagctgctagaagtgaatccttactttcaatattttagctctgTTTAGTATCTCAAGTATTAACTAAGTTtgcctaatcatctagagcacacatggtagattaGATTAATTCTTCAGAACAATAGGTAAAGCATTCCAATGCTACCTTTCCatacttattccacttcttactacgatgtgacgcagtgaccaaggttctcttaaccgagagaaacggcgaatcgatccgatttaaccttgcaaggtggacctaactcacacgacacatgtaaaccccgccgggccatgcgcgtcaactgtttccacattaccacggcatctgaactacgcctgctaaaacccaggtgatgggcccctcgcggtgaactcccggagaacccggaggcggcatcctatccaacacccgccaactcccacgcccagcgtagcatggcggaattcaaatcaccgctgtaatgtggtacacagcttaccggtttcgactacctcctacttccggtatgtggttagtactgttcaaactcggtcatcagggccaacaacggtacggtcctcaatcgacacaggcgggagttcattttctcacataaaccaactcatttccgcccggtctccaattctttttactcatcaaCGTATTTctaagccaaagctaagggatcaagatcctaaacttgcgagtgacagcaatcactcgacttctaccgaaatcctatttagcaaagcatttctatcgacacctgcatactagtataggcccacggtacctagggaaaacatgcatactatggttccattcaactcctagaacataaatgcacaatacttaaataaacattgaataattttaaattacggttatgctccggggcttgccttgcaggtcagcggggttaacaaagtctgctggagcgtgctcaacgacgacctcctgctgctctcctgctcgtggctcctggaccggctcagcaactagctcgtggacagcgtcggtcgtggcgtctacacgaataaaatatgtcatgcaacagATAGGACACAGAGCAATGCATAAGAGCTTACGATGTGAAAACAAGGTTTaaacatttagcctgaagtgtttccttcgaaaacaactactaaaacgacttaggttagcatggattaacaggaatttgctttgcatgcacgAAACAAATAACCAGATCAACGCGAAAGCAGTAGGCATGCCTCACAAAAATTTTCCAAC
This window of the Panicum virgatum strain AP13 chromosome 1K, P.virgatum_v5, whole genome shotgun sequence genome carries:
- the LOC120643544 gene encoding protein trichome birefringence-like 1, coding for MKGAWRQSGGVAAVADHLGHLGGAGLVGRARPARLCLYGLALTFAGFAVFLAFAPSLPAPPASSPAAAWFDGLIASASPYRAQVSGFLSSLFPANSSSSVPPSGVAARRGGPSGGGFAASGPQAGGSISSAARLGEQLGGGGGVPSSSVSGAPSVDHAPAPGDAAAAVPSAAPPDDHVQGVAEAKSGPGPGLPSGVPVRINGSDANASSVDSGDGSGMKASARNAAGSTHQLGSGTAAFGNGTAVPFINQTTSPIAAAKDGNGTASPADNNQTLPIQSPADNNKNHARGSAASDGSSSSENKQIESTARPQGSTSPAKDQSAQVITPIANNNSTVLVKAAATAGRRKKVDWIENMASCDMFYGNWVRDDSYPLYPAGSCPHIDESFNCHLNGRPDKAYQRLRWQPSACRIPRLNPADMLERLRGKRLVFVGDSLNRNMWESLICILTNSVKDKSKVFEVSGRSQFKAEGSYSFLFQDYNCTVEFFRSPFLVQEWEMPIRNGKGTRETLRLDIIDRAFPRYKNADIIIFNTGHWWTHDKTSLGKDYYQEGNRVYSELDVHDAYRRALNTWAKWVDSNVNPKKTTVFFRGYSASHFSGGQWNSGGSCDRETEPITNKKYLTPYPTKMRILEEVLHGMKTPVVYLNITRMTDYRKEAHPSVYRKQKLTEEERKSPELYQDCSHWCLPGVPDSWNELLYAQILVKQRHTMQQ